In Deltaproteobacteria bacterium, the following proteins share a genomic window:
- the rsmH gene encoding 16S rRNA (cytosine(1402)-N(4))-methyltransferase RsmH: protein MAAGHIPVLFQETLGLLAPAPGEVFLDGTTGAGGHAAEIAERIGPGGLLVCADADPSMLAVADEALSRFPWARTVHSDFADLDALREAAGGRRFDGALLDLGISSVQLDDPARGFTFREEGPLDMRRDPGGGGPTAAEILRDTREKELADLIYEYGEERFSRRIARAVAERRRREPIRTTAELAALVGAAIPRKAWPRDIHPATRVFQALRIAVNGELSSLAAFLDRIPEHLSPGGRVAVISFHSLEDRLVKTAFRRHAAGGEGKAATLAILTRKPVVPTDRESRDNPRARSAKLRAARRI from the coding sequence GTGGCCGCGGGTCACATCCCCGTTCTTTTCCAGGAGACGTTGGGACTGCTTGCCCCCGCCCCCGGGGAGGTCTTCCTCGACGGGACCACCGGCGCCGGCGGACACGCGGCGGAGATCGCGGAGCGGATCGGCCCCGGGGGCCTTCTGGTCTGCGCCGACGCGGACCCCTCGATGCTCGCCGTCGCGGACGAGGCGCTCTCCCGCTTCCCGTGGGCGCGAACGGTGCACTCCGACTTCGCCGACCTCGACGCGCTGCGCGAGGCCGCCGGGGGAAGGCGGTTCGACGGGGCGCTGCTCGACCTCGGGATCTCCTCCGTGCAGCTCGACGATCCGGCCCGGGGGTTCACGTTCCGCGAGGAGGGTCCCCTCGACATGCGCCGCGACCCGGGCGGCGGAGGCCCGACGGCGGCGGAGATCCTGCGGGACACCCGGGAGAAGGAGCTCGCCGACCTGATCTACGAATACGGCGAGGAGCGGTTCTCGCGCCGGATCGCGCGGGCCGTCGCGGAGCGGAGGAGGAGGGAACCGATCCGCACGACCGCGGAGCTTGCGGCCCTTGTGGGCGCGGCGATCCCGCGGAAGGCGTGGCCCAGGGACATCCACCCGGCCACCCGCGTGTTCCAGGCGCTCCGGATCGCGGTCAATGGGGAGCTGTCCTCCCTGGCCGCGTTCCTCGACCGGATCCCGGAGCACCTCTCCCCGGGAGGGCGGGTGGCGGTGATCAGCTTCCACTCGCTCGAGGACCGGCTGGTGAAGACGGCGTTCCGGCGGCACGCGGCCGGCGGCGAGGGGAAGGCGGCGACGCTCGCGATCCTGACCCGCAAGCCGGTCGTGCCGACGGACCGGGAATCGCGGGACAACCCGAGGGCCCGCAGCGCGAAGCTCCGGGCGGCGCGCAGGATCTGA
- a CDS encoding cell division protein FtsL encodes MTKITVGNGVYIITEIRKEKAPVAVVPRRRGYVALLAVLLGTGLFNIWLSGQYIRTGYRVSAALEEKRTLLKQQEVLRTEMLALRSPSRIDTIARTELRMVDPRMDRVTR; translated from the coding sequence ATGACGAAGATTACCGTGGGGAACGGCGTGTACATCATCACGGAGATCCGCAAGGAGAAGGCGCCGGTCGCGGTCGTCCCCCGGCGGCGCGGGTACGTCGCGCTGCTCGCCGTCCTGCTGGGGACCGGGCTGTTCAACATCTGGCTCTCGGGCCAGTACATCCGCACCGGCTACCGCGTCTCCGCGGCGCTCGAGGAGAAGCGTACCCTGCTGAAGCAGCAGGAGGTCCTGCGCACCGAGATGCTCGCCCTGCGCAGCCCGTCCCGGATCGACACCATCGCGCGGACGGAGCTTCGGATGGTGGACCCCCGGATGGACCGCGTGACCCGGTGA
- the mraZ gene encoding division/cell wall cluster transcriptional repressor MraZ — MIFRGRFEYTIDPKGRVNIPAPFRDNLKESGQESFFLTNFSNCLFVFAADDWARIEERLSLVPTTDRKKNGFVRFFLGGAVEAVPDKQGRILVPPTLRSYAALEKDVVILGMPNRFEIWSLARWQEEMVRFEKEVHEDPELAREISALGI; from the coding sequence ATGATCTTCCGTGGTCGCTTCGAATATACCATCGATCCCAAAGGCCGGGTCAATATCCCGGCGCCGTTCCGAGACAACCTGAAGGAATCCGGCCAGGAGTCGTTCTTCCTCACGAATTTCTCGAACTGCCTGTTCGTGTTCGCCGCCGACGACTGGGCGCGGATCGAGGAGCGGCTATCCCTCGTCCCGACCACCGACCGGAAGAAGAACGGCTTCGTGCGATTCTTCCTCGGCGGCGCGGTCGAGGCGGTGCCGGACAAGCAGGGGAGGATCCTCGTTCCCCCGACGCTGCGGTCGTACGCCGCGCTCGAGAAGGACGTGGTCATCCTCGGGATGCCGAACCGGTTCGAGATCTGGTCGCTCGCGCGATGGCAGGAGGAGATGGTCCGGTTCGAGAAGGAAGTGCACGAAGACCCCGAGCTGGCCCGGGAGATCAGCGCGCTCGGGATCTGA